A genomic stretch from Deltaproteobacteria bacterium includes:
- a CDS encoding DsbA family protein, translated as MSSSIDASRHHPAISVAAVLEASPEHDEAPVLVEVFTDPFSAWCWGNQPDWVKLCETFGSFLQVRFRMVGLIRDTASGERLGGGLSDPHRMAMQWEEIAHLTRMPLDADRWLEAPPMTSWPACAAIAAALAADPVGGELYLRRCREAVICHRKDLADATELLELAGACDLDVDRLARDLESGAAGALFKADLDRAAALGGVSCPTYHFSGGGGVVTVRGSRPFQALVAALSEAYDDALPLLADPADVENRSAYARSLASARGSITVAEFATLLDIEPGDAADFLDRQCAGGNLVRQKIGRVSLYSAP; from the coding sequence TTGAGCTCGAGCATCGACGCATCCAGGCATCACCCGGCGATCTCCGTGGCGGCCGTGCTGGAGGCCTCCCCGGAGCACGACGAGGCCCCCGTGCTGGTCGAGGTCTTCACCGATCCCTTCTCCGCCTGGTGCTGGGGCAACCAGCCCGACTGGGTGAAGCTCTGCGAGACCTTCGGCAGCTTCCTCCAGGTGCGCTTCCGGATGGTGGGTCTGATCCGGGACACGGCTTCCGGGGAGCGCCTCGGGGGCGGGCTCTCGGATCCGCACCGGATGGCCATGCAGTGGGAGGAGATCGCCCACCTGACCCGGATGCCCCTCGACGCGGACCGCTGGCTGGAGGCGCCGCCGATGACCTCCTGGCCCGCCTGCGCGGCCATCGCCGCCGCCCTCGCGGCCGACCCGGTGGGGGGCGAGCTCTACCTGCGCCGGTGCCGGGAGGCGGTGATCTGCCACCGCAAGGACCTGGCGGACGCCACGGAGCTCCTGGAGCTGGCGGGCGCCTGCGACCTGGACGTCGATCGCCTCGCCCGCGACCTCGAGAGCGGGGCGGCCGGCGCCCTCTTCAAGGCCGACCTCGACCGGGCGGCGGCGCTGGGGGGCGTGAGCTGCCCGACCTACCACTTCAGCGGCGGGGGCGGCGTGGTCACCGTGAGGGGCTCCCGGCCCTTCCAGGCGCTGGTCGCGGCCCTCTCCGAGGCCTACGACGACGCCCTCCCCCTCCTCGCGGATCCCGCCGACGTCGAGAACCGCAGCGCCTACGCCCGGTCGCTGGCCTCGGCCCGCGGCTCGATCACGGTGGCCGAGTTCGCCACCCTCCTGGACATCGAGCCGGGCGACGCCGCCGACTTCCTCGACCGGCAGTGCGCCGGCGGCAACCTCGTCCGCCAGAAGATCGGCCGGGTCAGCCTCTATTCGGCGCCCTAG